In Fastidiosipila sp., the following are encoded in one genomic region:
- a CDS encoding V-type ATP synthase subunit I — translation MSKMTILGVRADRDQIIDALMRSGVAEIDESGKHDVRPSQGGAYADNLDMRARLSRTIAGLQARFPAAKKLSLNKLTVTEDEFAFTEEEESELRQLVSDYESLTAEEESMRHRISLLEKQIDQLMPWRSVPLDLTEKATSRTAIIYGSFVDAASFDAFRSDVLRDFPLTAVYSLEEAGVFPAKTAIVTMNEQLPRVRARLASCAFHDIPSLPFTGTARATLDALERQIEEAEAACESLDGELEAIAGRCGRLMTLHDYLLVRYDRAGAGEKTQATSYTFFLHVWVPSDQAEKIGSDLAGQFDLAWTSRPPEEGEETPVKLKNNPLVRAFEVVLEMYGAPSSHETDPMPVMAPFYMILFGMMLSDVGYGAMLMAGTAYMLFKKKVEGGMRQMSMMLFISGISSVLWGFVFGGFFGDMVTALSGGKASFPMLWFNPMDSPVQLLIFSMIFGVIHLFFGLGIHIRNEKIKGNLIGGLADSVTWYLIIPGLGLMLGAGSLSGQPGTVETLKSVGQWMALAGAAFGLLFAGHGIKNPFKRLIKGLGALYGITSYLSDILSYARILALVLATSVIATVINMLGMLAGPSLFGYILFALVGVFGHTLNLALSALSAFVHSCRLQYVEMFGKFFVGGGSFWNPLRRSTTYVRIEPAKPETCKVNIEAKRAS, via the coding sequence ATGAGTAAAATGACGATCTTGGGAGTGCGGGCGGATCGTGACCAAATCATCGACGCACTGATGCGCTCGGGGGTGGCGGAGATCGACGAGAGCGGGAAGCATGACGTCCGGCCCTCGCAAGGAGGGGCCTATGCTGACAATCTCGATATGCGGGCCCGGCTTTCCCGCACCATTGCGGGTTTGCAGGCGCGGTTTCCAGCTGCGAAAAAGCTGTCGCTAAACAAATTGACAGTCACCGAGGATGAGTTCGCCTTCACCGAAGAGGAGGAGTCGGAACTCCGTCAGCTTGTGTCGGATTATGAGTCACTTACTGCTGAGGAAGAATCCATGCGTCACCGGATCAGCCTGCTCGAAAAACAGATCGACCAGCTCATGCCCTGGCGCAGCGTCCCTCTCGACCTGACTGAAAAGGCAACCTCCAGGACAGCGATCATTTACGGAAGCTTCGTGGATGCTGCTTCCTTTGACGCCTTTCGATCCGATGTGCTGCGGGATTTCCCGCTGACGGCGGTCTACTCCCTGGAAGAGGCAGGTGTTTTCCCGGCCAAGACCGCCATCGTTACCATGAATGAACAGCTCCCGCGTGTGCGGGCCCGGCTTGCTTCCTGCGCTTTCCACGATATCCCCTCGCTGCCCTTTACTGGGACGGCCCGGGCGACCCTTGATGCGCTTGAGCGCCAGATCGAAGAAGCGGAAGCTGCCTGTGAAAGCCTGGATGGGGAGCTGGAGGCGATCGCCGGGCGATGCGGCCGCCTGATGACCCTGCATGACTATCTGCTGGTCCGCTACGACCGGGCCGGAGCCGGGGAAAAAACCCAGGCTACCTCTTATACCTTCTTTCTTCATGTCTGGGTTCCTTCGGACCAGGCGGAAAAAATCGGCAGCGATCTGGCCGGGCAATTTGACCTGGCCTGGACCAGCAGGCCGCCGGAAGAAGGCGAGGAAACCCCCGTCAAGCTGAAAAACAATCCCCTGGTGCGGGCTTTCGAGGTGGTTCTCGAGATGTATGGAGCGCCAAGCAGCCATGAAACGGATCCCATGCCGGTCATGGCGCCCTTTTACATGATTCTCTTCGGCATGATGCTGAGTGATGTGGGTTATGGGGCCATGTTGATGGCCGGTACCGCCTACATGCTCTTTAAGAAGAAGGTTGAAGGCGGCATGCGGCAGATGAGCATGATGCTCTTCATCTCCGGTATCTCTTCTGTGCTCTGGGGTTTTGTCTTTGGCGGGTTTTTCGGCGACATGGTCACTGCCCTGAGCGGTGGTAAAGCGTCGTTTCCCATGCTCTGGTTCAACCCCATGGATTCCCCGGTTCAGCTCCTGATTTTCAGCATGATTTTCGGGGTCATCCACCTCTTTTTCGGCTTGGGGATTCACATCCGCAACGAAAAAATCAAGGGCAACCTGATCGGGGGTCTGGCCGATTCCGTGACCTGGTACCTGATCATCCCCGGCCTGGGATTGATGCTGGGGGCGGGCAGCCTGTCAGGACAGCCCGGGACGGTCGAAACCCTGAAGAGCGTGGGTCAATGGATGGCTCTGGCGGGCGCCGCTTTCGGCCTGCTCTTTGCCGGACACGGCATCAAAAATCCCTTCAAGCGGCTGATCAAAGGACTGGGCGCCCTTTACGGCATCACCTCCTATCTGAGTGACATTCTCTCCTATGCCCGGATCCTGGCCCTGGTTCTGGCTACCAGTGTCATCGCAACGGTCATCAACATGCTGGGTATGCTGGCGGGACCTTCCCTTTTCGGTTACATCCTGTTTGCACTGGTTGGTGTCTTCGGCCATACGCTGAATCTGGCTCTTTCCGCCCTTTCCGCTTTTGTCCATTCCTGCCGTCTGCAGTACGTTGAGATGTTCGGCAAATTTTTTGTCGGCGGCGGTTCTTTCTGGAATCCCCTGCGGCGTTCGACGACTTATGTCAGGATCGAGCCGGCAAAGCCGGAAACCTGTAAAGTGAACATAGAGGCCAAGCGCGCCTCTTGA
- a CDS encoding 1-acyl-sn-glycerol-3-phosphate acyltransferase: protein MIQSPRPMTYGFFLLLVRFLFKLLYRVRYDRDPRLAASGGPYFIVGNHVAYFDPAVCAAALPDQRIRFVAGQEIANWKVLGPLFRKLGIIEIKPFRVNFSTTKEIILSIANHCSVALYPETQRSVAGNMTPFGLATAKLIKHLKAPVAAVICRGGYLGWPRWAKWPRPGKMEVKTRLLLTAEEAVSLPVDEIQGRLVSVLNVDDYSWQLERKRPARFCSRRRAEKLSYACHWCPSCDRPLVMRSEKRKLFCSVCELSLRVDAAGFFSASPGSPAPFDHPLEFAVWQRKRMEEKLGENDCFESRCRLTFLENIGQADDPQEHERFGNLVLSSKGLSFFDDRGGPPFSFEIETTPSLYCDPGHFVNLPDGEIIWRAYPQEEGFVALLTDYSRYVWSRDNRFDRFLS from the coding sequence ATGATTCAATCGCCCCGGCCTATGACCTATGGTTTTTTCCTGCTCCTGGTCCGTTTCCTGTTCAAGCTGCTTTACAGGGTTCGCTACGATCGGGACCCCCGGCTTGCCGCTTCCGGCGGCCCCTATTTTATTGTAGGCAATCACGTTGCCTATTTTGATCCAGCCGTCTGCGCCGCGGCCCTTCCTGACCAGCGCATCCGTTTTGTTGCCGGCCAGGAGATCGCCAACTGGAAGGTTCTCGGCCCGCTGTTCAGGAAACTAGGCATTATTGAGATCAAGCCTTTCCGTGTCAACTTCTCAACAACCAAGGAGATCATCCTCTCAATCGCCAATCATTGTTCCGTGGCCCTCTACCCCGAAACTCAGCGGTCGGTCGCGGGCAACATGACCCCTTTCGGACTGGCGACGGCCAAGCTGATCAAGCATCTGAAGGCGCCGGTTGCCGCTGTAATTTGCCGGGGCGGCTACCTGGGCTGGCCGCGATGGGCCAAATGGCCGCGTCCCGGGAAAATGGAGGTCAAGACCCGGTTGTTGTTGACGGCTGAGGAAGCAGTATCGCTTCCGGTGGATGAGATCCAGGGCAGGCTGGTCAGTGTCCTCAACGTGGACGACTACAGCTGGCAATTGGAGCGCAAGCGCCCTGCCAGGTTTTGTTCCCGCCGGCGGGCCGAAAAGCTGTCCTACGCTTGTCACTGGTGCCCGTCATGCGATCGGCCCCTGGTCATGCGGAGCGAAAAAAGAAAGCTTTTCTGTTCAGTCTGTGAGCTGAGCCTGCGTGTTGATGCAGCCGGTTTTTTCAGCGCTTCGCCGGGATCTCCGGCTCCTTTTGATCATCCCCTCGAGTTCGCTGTCTGGCAGCGAAAGCGGATGGAAGAAAAACTGGGTGAAAATGACTGCTTTGAAAGCCGTTGCCGGCTGACCTTTCTTGAAAATATCGGTCAGGCAGACGATCCGCAGGAACATGAGCGTTTCGGGAATCTGGTCCTGTCCTCAAAGGGCCTTTCCTTTTTTGATGACCGGGGCGGCCCGCCGTTTTCTTTTGAGATCGAAACGACCCCTTCCCTCTACTGCGATCCGGGGCATTTTGTCAACCTGCCGGACGGGGAGATCATCTGGCGCGCCTACCCGCAGGAAGAGGGATTCGTTGCCCTGCTCACGGATTACAGCCGCTATGTCTGGTCAAGGGATAACCGGTTTGACCGCTTTCTTTCCTGA
- a CDS encoding ABC transporter ATP-binding protein: MLKKLKRQYRWLLEKYRREYLIAFACVSINYLVSVLPPWFAGRAADQIFSSSLTLGGLLAQVALMLTVTLLAYISGYFWSYYLIKAYDVTELMARQRTFSKLLNQNAPFFLAQSTGSLMGKSTNDVSSIAEMAGFGMMMLFDSTLYQLVILAIMAINGSWQLTLLTFLPYPLLIFFSSKVGNRIYSEYDLAQQAFDDINDHVLENIQGIRVIRAFVMEDQEKALFAERTGHLFRQNMRVARLDALFMPASRLIQGSSFMIALLVGARLIGTGTITIGQLMSHVFYLGMLAWPMIAMGEFINISQQATASMDRVQEIWDWREEIADPPDAIPCESIGDITFDRFSFCWPGQTKPILKDLSFTIRRGMTVGVVGRVGSGKTALLKQILRFYPQEADLPSVNIDPSLPPPAERLRINGLPIRLFDRRSLRRHIGYVPQESNLFSLSVRENILMGARSATDGWPPGQEDRDREIAFWKKPYRGIVREIEEREAATPKPSSVSDQAFEEVLRIADFAKDLEALPEGLDTLTGEQGIALSGGQKQRLSIARALLGDPEVLILDDCLSAVDAITEKNVLQALTRERADKTTLVASHRLSAVRDADLILVLEDGAIAARGRHESLMAEGGWYAEQFELQQLEERKSTREEAM, translated from the coding sequence GTGCTGAAAAAACTAAAAAGACAATACCGATGGCTGCTTGAAAAATACCGGCGCGAATACCTGATCGCCTTCGCTTGCGTCTCCATCAATTACCTGGTTTCCGTACTGCCCCCCTGGTTCGCGGGCCGGGCCGCCGACCAGATCTTTAGTTCCAGCCTGACCCTGGGAGGGCTCCTGGCCCAAGTCGCCCTCATGCTGACGGTGACTTTGCTTGCCTACATTTCCGGCTATTTCTGGTCCTACTACCTGATCAAGGCCTACGACGTGACAGAATTGATGGCGCGCCAAAGGACTTTTTCAAAACTGCTCAACCAGAACGCCCCTTTTTTTCTAGCCCAGTCAACAGGGAGCCTGATGGGAAAATCGACCAACGACGTCTCTTCCATCGCCGAGATGGCAGGATTCGGCATGATGATGCTTTTCGATTCAACCCTTTACCAGCTGGTGATTCTTGCTATCATGGCCATCAACGGCTCCTGGCAGCTGACCCTGCTGACCTTCCTGCCCTATCCGCTTCTCATCTTCTTCTCCAGCAAGGTGGGCAACCGGATTTATTCGGAATATGACCTGGCCCAGCAGGCTTTTGACGACATCAACGACCATGTCCTTGAAAACATTCAGGGAATCCGGGTCATCCGGGCTTTTGTCATGGAAGATCAGGAGAAGGCGCTTTTCGCGGAGCGGACGGGTCATCTCTTCAGGCAGAACATGAGAGTGGCCAGGCTGGACGCCCTCTTCATGCCGGCATCACGGCTGATCCAGGGCAGTTCCTTTATGATTGCGCTCCTGGTGGGAGCCAGGCTGATCGGCACGGGAACCATCACCATTGGCCAGCTCATGTCCCATGTCTTCTACCTGGGCATGCTGGCCTGGCCCATGATCGCCATGGGGGAGTTCATCAATATCTCCCAGCAGGCAACGGCCTCCATGGACCGGGTTCAGGAGATCTGGGACTGGCGGGAGGAAATAGCGGACCCCCCCGATGCCATCCCTTGTGAATCGATCGGCGACATCACCTTCGACCGCTTTTCTTTTTGCTGGCCCGGCCAGACCAAACCCATCCTGAAAGACCTGTCCTTCACCATCCGCCGGGGTATGACCGTGGGCGTTGTCGGCCGGGTCGGATCGGGAAAAACAGCTCTTTTGAAGCAAATCCTGCGTTTCTACCCCCAGGAAGCTGACCTGCCTTCCGTGAACATCGACCCCTCGCTTCCCCCGCCAGCTGAACGCTTGCGGATTAACGGCCTGCCCATCCGCCTCTTTGACAGGCGGAGCCTGAGACGGCACATCGGCTATGTGCCGCAGGAGAGCAACCTTTTCTCTCTTTCGGTCCGCGAAAATATCCTGATGGGCGCCCGCTCAGCTACGGACGGCTGGCCGCCCGGCCAAGAGGACCGCGACCGGGAAATCGCTTTTTGGAAAAAACCCTATCGCGGTATCGTCAGGGAAATTGAGGAGCGGGAAGCGGCAACGCCGAAACCGTCCTCTGTATCGGATCAAGCCTTTGAAGAGGTCCTGCGAATCGCCGACTTCGCCAAAGACCTGGAGGCCCTGCCCGAGGGCCTTGACACCCTGACAGGTGAGCAGGGGATTGCCCTCTCAGGCGGGCAAAAACAACGTCTTTCCATCGCCCGGGCTCTCCTGGGCGATCCTGAAGTCCTGATCCTGGATGACTGTCTCTCGGCTGTGGACGCAATCACGGAGAAAAATGTGCTCCAGGCCCTGACCAGAGAGCGGGCGGACAAAACGACCCTGGTGGCATCCCACCGCCTGTCTGCCGTCCGGGACGCTGACCTGATCCTGGTTCTGGAAGACGGCGCCATCGCCGCCCGGGGCCGGCATGAGTCGCTGATGGCAGAGGGCGGCTGGTATGCTGAACAATTCGAATTGCAGCAGCTGGAGGAGCGAAAATCAACAAGAGAGGAGGCCATGTGA
- a CDS encoding ABC transporter ATP-binding protein → MDADNTGKSRSSLWRLTRYARYAVPSLAAGFIMTVLTVGLDLVGPYLISRVLDNEIVIGQGMRDPQVFIYMILFYGLTLLFSLVTRYGGSVFNHKAANHISAIMQQEIFSHVQQLPVAYFDTLAAGTVVSRITNDTKAVRVFFTTVLSRLLMAGVFALGILVSLLSLDWRLFLVASVSFPILFFLFRDFQKKSLSYSRKYRKGISRLNANLNECINGIEVIQAFNRERDMYDGYGRINDQVFKNGLGMTRLHSYSGWNATDALNYLMFALALLYFGLGNITGSNPVPIGSLYLFIDYMLRFFAQMNQAMQHLGNLERARGAADHIFELLNRPALADGGQILDHLEGDVAFEEVTFAYKPDETVLQDVSFFIPRGVTAAFVGQTGAGKSTLMNLLFSFYEPEKGCIRVDGFDLKSLNKRSVRKHMAIVTQEPFLFTGTIESNITLNRPGLGAGDASAALIEVGGGAFLARLADGIKTEVRERGSEFSAGERQLISFARALAQNPTVLILDEATSHIDSETEDIIQKGIERLSRGRTTLIIAHRLSTIRHASRIYVLSQGQIVESGSHQELMAMGGIFADMAAMQTRQSRTGGEWP, encoded by the coding sequence ATGGACGCAGATAATACCGGCAAATCCCGATCCAGTCTCTGGCGCCTGACCCGCTATGCCCGATATGCTGTCCCCAGCCTGGCAGCCGGTTTTATCATGACTGTACTGACGGTCGGCCTGGATCTGGTTGGACCCTATCTGATTTCGCGTGTGCTGGACAACGAAATTGTCATCGGCCAAGGCATGCGGGATCCACAGGTTTTTATTTATATGATCCTGTTCTATGGCCTGACCCTCCTGTTTTCGCTGGTCACCCGCTACGGAGGGAGTGTCTTTAACCACAAAGCAGCCAACCACATTTCCGCCATCATGCAGCAGGAAATTTTCAGCCATGTCCAGCAGCTGCCGGTCGCCTATTTTGACACCCTGGCAGCCGGCACCGTTGTTTCGCGCATCACCAACGACACCAAGGCCGTCCGCGTTTTCTTCACGACGGTCCTGTCCCGTCTGCTTATGGCCGGGGTCTTCGCCCTGGGCATTCTGGTCAGCCTGCTCAGCCTGGATTGGCGGCTCTTCCTGGTCGCCTCGGTATCTTTTCCCATCCTCTTTTTCCTCTTCAGGGATTTTCAAAAAAAGTCGCTGAGCTACAGCAGAAAATACCGCAAGGGCATCAGCCGGCTCAATGCCAACCTGAACGAGTGCATCAACGGGATTGAAGTCATTCAGGCCTTCAACCGGGAGCGCGACATGTACGATGGCTACGGACGGATCAATGACCAGGTCTTCAAAAACGGCCTGGGCATGACCCGGCTGCACTCTTACAGCGGCTGGAATGCCACGGATGCGCTCAATTACCTGATGTTCGCCCTGGCCCTCCTCTACTTTGGACTGGGCAATATCACGGGCTCCAACCCGGTGCCCATCGGTTCACTTTACCTGTTCATCGACTACATGCTGCGGTTTTTCGCACAGATGAACCAGGCCATGCAGCATCTGGGCAACCTGGAGCGGGCAAGGGGCGCTGCCGACCATATCTTTGAGCTCCTCAACCGCCCGGCACTCGCTGATGGCGGTCAAATCCTCGACCACTTGGAAGGCGACGTGGCTTTTGAAGAAGTCACTTTCGCCTATAAGCCGGATGAAACGGTTCTTCAAGATGTCAGTTTCTTTATCCCCCGCGGCGTGACAGCCGCCTTCGTTGGCCAGACCGGCGCAGGCAAGTCCACCCTGATGAACCTGCTCTTTTCCTTCTATGAGCCGGAAAAGGGCTGCATCAGGGTCGACGGCTTCGACCTGAAATCCCTGAACAAACGATCGGTGCGGAAGCATATGGCCATCGTCACCCAGGAACCTTTCCTCTTTACAGGCACCATTGAATCCAACATTACCTTGAACCGTCCCGGCCTTGGAGCGGGGGATGCCTCTGCGGCACTCATCGAAGTCGGGGGCGGCGCCTTTCTCGCCCGCTTGGCCGACGGCATTAAAACGGAGGTCAGGGAGCGCGGCAGTGAGTTCTCCGCTGGGGAACGTCAGCTGATTTCTTTCGCCCGTGCTCTGGCCCAGAATCCCACAGTCCTGATCCTGGACGAAGCGACTTCCCACATCGACTCCGAAACGGAGGACATCATCCAAAAAGGCATCGAACGTCTTTCGCGGGGCCGCACCACGCTCATCATCGCCCATAGGCTTTCGACCATCCGCCATGCCAGCCGGATCTACGTCTTAAGCCAGGGGCAGATTGTCGAGTCGGGCAGCCACCAGGAGCTGATGGCAATGGGAGGGATCTTTGCCGATATGGCAGCCATGCAGACCCGGCAGAGCCGGACCGGGGGAGAGTGGCCATGA
- a CDS encoding DUF2752 domain-containing protein, which translates to MTCGKDSDKKKKTDKSVRRSPWMTALLLGLFFFLALELFGSSCLFARVFGIPCAGCGSSRAFSLLVQGRFREAFHMHPLILVSLALLLVILTFMIMKLLAIRKGQSFHLPLPPRTVRAIFFSLIGLYLLVYLIRMILYFPHTEPMCYNPDSVWGHLIALLWSLTRR; encoded by the coding sequence ATGACTTGCGGCAAAGACTCTGACAAAAAGAAGAAAACTGACAAGTCCGTGCGCCGCAGCCCCTGGATGACGGCCCTGCTTCTCGGCCTCTTTTTCTTTTTGGCCCTTGAACTCTTCGGTTCCTCCTGTCTTTTTGCCCGGGTCTTTGGCATCCCCTGCGCAGGCTGCGGGAGCAGCCGGGCCTTTTCCCTGCTTGTTCAAGGCCGCTTCCGGGAAGCCTTTCATATGCATCCGCTCATCCTGGTCAGCTTGGCCCTCCTGCTTGTCATCCTGACTTTCATGATCATGAAGCTTCTCGCGATCCGGAAAGGACAATCCTTCCATCTGCCCCTCCCGCCCCGGACGGTCCGAGCCATCTTCTTTTCCCTGATCGGTCTTTACCTCCTGGTCTACCTGATAAGAATGATCCTGTACTTCCCGCACACGGAGCCCATGTGCTACAACCCTGACTCTGTCTGGGGACATCTGATCGCCCTGTTATGGAGCCTGACGAGGCGCTGA
- a CDS encoding FMN-binding glutamate synthase family protein, which translates to MTYSPHLSSAFNDTTLRSKHVSPLSGMCSFCTQECPGTCEIALAAVLGKQTVYPTNTGNNQVASEKDYPIDFSHFNINGRVFGALGAGESYEEANIYRVNLKRTYGKFKPVELTMPLILPALIKLNWQDYFGGAAMAGVSCVIGEEARDKDPHLKIEKGRVTHFPALEAMLDAFRRYDRGYGQIVLQCNVEDDLLGVPEYAVEKFRADAIEFKFGQSAKGTQPARKLKDREEALEKQRAGMLVFPDPMDPGIIQKDEEGSCPSFFSYARLPLWDEDYLIPRIRELREMGVTNIYLKMAGYDRRDLERVLRLGSEAGVDMITFDGAGGGTGYSPNKMMNEWGLPAILMQEALSGIVKKMKEENLPLPAITMTGGFSSEDQVFKSLALGDGAVTAVGLCRAAMAAAMTGKTIGEEIRAGRVPKLFRSFGQTVDEIYADLADLRSIYGRQANHFSLGAVGVFSYLNKIAFGLKHLAALNRKFDIARLDRSDLIPLTLEARELLRGQWFSA; encoded by the coding sequence ATGACCTATTCACCCCATCTATCATCTGCTTTCAACGACACCACCCTGAGAAGCAAACATGTTTCCCCGCTGTCGGGCATGTGCTCCTTTTGTACCCAGGAATGCCCCGGAACCTGTGAAATTGCCCTGGCAGCCGTTCTGGGCAAACAGACCGTTTACCCGACCAACACCGGCAATAATCAGGTCGCCTCGGAAAAGGACTATCCCATCGATTTTTCGCATTTCAACATCAATGGCCGGGTATTCGGGGCCCTGGGAGCCGGTGAAAGCTATGAGGAGGCCAACATCTACCGGGTCAACCTGAAAAGGACTTATGGGAAATTCAAACCGGTTGAGCTGACCATGCCTCTCATTCTGCCTGCCCTGATCAAGCTCAACTGGCAGGACTATTTCGGAGGGGCTGCCATGGCGGGTGTCTCCTGTGTCATCGGGGAGGAGGCCAGGGACAAGGATCCCCATCTCAAAATCGAGAAGGGCCGGGTAACCCATTTCCCCGCCCTGGAGGCCATGCTGGATGCCTTCCGCCGCTATGACCGGGGCTATGGCCAGATTGTCCTCCAGTGCAATGTGGAAGATGATCTGTTGGGGGTTCCCGAATACGCGGTTGAAAAGTTCCGGGCCGACGCCATCGAGTTTAAGTTTGGCCAGAGCGCCAAGGGCACCCAGCCTGCCCGTAAATTGAAGGACCGGGAGGAGGCGCTGGAGAAACAAAGGGCCGGCATGCTGGTCTTTCCGGATCCCATGGATCCCGGCATCATCCAAAAAGATGAGGAAGGCAGCTGCCCCTCCTTTTTTTCCTACGCACGGCTGCCCCTCTGGGACGAGGACTATTTGATTCCCCGGATCCGGGAACTCAGGGAGATGGGAGTCACCAATATCTATCTGAAAATGGCAGGCTATGACCGGCGGGATCTTGAAAGGGTTTTGAGGCTGGGAAGCGAAGCCGGGGTCGACATGATCACTTTCGACGGCGCCGGCGGCGGCACAGGGTACAGCCCCAACAAAATGATGAATGAATGGGGCCTGCCCGCTATCCTGATGCAGGAAGCCCTGTCCGGTATCGTCAAAAAAATGAAAGAGGAAAACCTCCCCCTCCCCGCCATCACCATGACCGGCGGGTTCAGCTCTGAAGATCAGGTATTTAAGTCCCTGGCCCTGGGCGACGGTGCTGTCACTGCAGTGGGACTGTGCCGAGCAGCCATGGCGGCGGCCATGACGGGGAAAACAATCGGGGAAGAGATCCGGGCCGGCCGGGTTCCAAAACTTTTCCGTTCCTTCGGCCAGACAGTGGACGAGATCTATGCTGACCTGGCAGATTTGCGCTCCATTTACGGTCGCCAGGCCAACCATTTCTCCCTGGGCGCTGTCGGCGTCTTCTCTTATCTCAACAAAATTGCTTTCGGCTTGAAACATCTGGCAGCCCTCAACCGCAAATTTGACATCGCCAGGCTGGATCGAAGCGATCTGATCCCCCTGACGCTGGAAGCCAGGGAACTGCTCCGAGGGCAGTGGTTCAGCGCATGA